A genome region from Stenotrophomonas maltophilia includes the following:
- a CDS encoding H-NS histone family protein, which yields MSKPTLDSIASAKAKLTEELRKLEEQEAKLIEDEASDAFLQISDLLTRYGQHLTTKQKADIASQVGSSSNGSARQKRAFSEKKAVAQKYWLPHTQETWSGRGRTPRSFAAWQGTAAYKEWKSKHPDEKFPAYPG from the coding sequence ATGAGCAAACCGACCCTGGATTCAATAGCTTCCGCTAAAGCCAAACTGACCGAAGAACTGCGCAAGTTGGAAGAGCAGGAGGCGAAGCTCATTGAAGATGAAGCATCTGACGCGTTCCTGCAAATCTCCGATCTGTTGACTCGCTATGGCCAGCACCTCACTACCAAGCAGAAGGCTGATATTGCTAGCCAGGTTGGGAGCTCTTCTAATGGCTCGGCTCGCCAGAAAAGGGCTTTTAGTGAAAAAAAGGCGGTCGCGCAGAAATACTGGCTGCCCCACACCCAGGAGACCTGGTCGGGCAGAGGCCGCACCCCTCGCTCGTTCGCGGCGTGGCAAGGCACGGCTGCATACAAAGAGTGGAAGTCCAAGCACCCTGACGAGAAATTCCCCGCTTATCCGGGCTAA
- a CDS encoding MobA/MobL family protein, whose product MAIYHSHMKSFGRGKGDSSVAAAAYRAGFDLVDEATGLSHSYSRRHGVDHAQMLAPKGAPAWCLDTQKFWNANEAAETRKNALVAREVEVALPQSLDQAQRKALALDLGQLLVDRYQVAVLVAIHTPSRNGDQRNHHVHLLMSARQVGPEGFGKRAAAEFDGRQGQGSNAVKELRLAIAATINRHLDIAGIQKRVDPRKLKTQAREAALKGNFELARELTRTPGRHNGKVKTALERKSRLTWSVQGLGGKDAAMKLVATISAHQAALINDPKVPEGHSHAAALRDRANAEDRLRPQQGRASHPRDVVQRVREHLLDRRPIAARSFDQYSQQTLHLSRVQRITRASGRDAEILNAEAKLIEDWLEAQREVAQDSLELLRSIPGIQIEPEFQIAHASILCRRVDDYAGKTFTFEDTEVLARSLAKYAHMMARPHRARMALLDAQAKLSEHADAPKTQVAARARQRVYRAKTHVSPRIAAIQRWRIDQARKRMTEAKDVLDKHFMDTITAILPNNPRRDVAPPPARTDEAGNWEHKMKGRRPTF is encoded by the coding sequence GTGGCAATTTATCACTCACACATGAAGTCGTTTGGCCGAGGGAAGGGCGATAGCTCGGTGGCCGCCGCCGCTTATCGGGCAGGCTTTGACCTGGTCGATGAAGCAACGGGCCTGTCGCACTCTTACTCGCGCCGGCACGGCGTTGATCACGCCCAGATGCTCGCCCCCAAGGGTGCTCCGGCCTGGTGCTTGGACACGCAAAAGTTCTGGAACGCCAACGAGGCCGCCGAGACACGCAAGAATGCCTTAGTCGCCCGGGAAGTAGAGGTGGCTCTGCCACAGAGCTTAGATCAAGCACAACGGAAGGCCTTGGCTCTGGACCTGGGGCAGCTCTTGGTGGATCGCTATCAAGTCGCCGTGTTGGTGGCGATCCACACGCCTAGCCGAAACGGGGACCAGCGCAACCATCATGTGCATCTTTTGATGTCTGCACGGCAAGTTGGCCCAGAAGGCTTTGGCAAGCGCGCAGCTGCTGAATTCGATGGGCGGCAAGGGCAGGGCAGCAATGCCGTCAAGGAGCTGCGCTTAGCGATTGCAGCCACCATCAACAGGCATCTCGACATTGCCGGCATCCAGAAGCGGGTTGATCCTCGAAAGTTGAAGACCCAGGCGCGAGAAGCGGCACTAAAGGGCAACTTTGAACTTGCGAGGGAGTTGACGCGCACTCCAGGCAGGCACAATGGGAAGGTCAAGACAGCCCTAGAGCGAAAGAGCCGCCTCACTTGGTCTGTCCAAGGCCTTGGCGGCAAAGATGCGGCGATGAAGCTTGTCGCCACCATCTCGGCACACCAAGCAGCATTGATAAACGATCCGAAGGTGCCAGAGGGTCATAGCCACGCCGCTGCCTTGCGCGATCGAGCAAATGCGGAAGACAGGCTCAGACCTCAGCAGGGCAGGGCAAGTCACCCGCGTGATGTCGTGCAGAGAGTGCGGGAGCATCTTCTGGATCGCAGGCCTATCGCCGCGCGGAGCTTCGATCAGTACAGCCAGCAAACCCTCCATTTGAGTCGGGTGCAGCGGATCACGAGAGCATCAGGGCGCGATGCCGAGATTCTCAATGCAGAAGCCAAGCTTATTGAAGACTGGCTCGAAGCGCAGCGAGAGGTTGCCCAGGACTCTCTAGAACTCCTTCGGAGCATCCCGGGGATCCAGATCGAGCCTGAGTTCCAAATCGCTCATGCCAGCATCTTGTGTCGGCGTGTCGATGACTACGCAGGCAAAACGTTCACTTTCGAAGACACTGAGGTCCTGGCCCGCTCCTTGGCCAAGTATGCGCACATGATGGCGCGGCCGCATCGGGCGCGGATGGCGCTACTTGATGCTCAGGCGAAGCTATCGGAGCACGCCGATGCACCGAAGACGCAAGTTGCGGCGCGTGCCCGCCAGCGGGTCTACCGCGCGAAGACCCACGTGTCACCGAGGATTGCGGCGATCCAGCGTTGGCGTATTGATCAGGCCAGGAAACGCATGACTGAGGCAAAGGACGTGTTGGACAAGCACTTCATGGATACCATAACGGCAATCTTGCCAAATAATCCACGCCGAGATGTCGCTCCACCGCCCGCTCGCACTGATGAAGCGGGGAACTGGGAGCATAAGATGAAGGGGCGGCGACCGACGTTCTAA
- a CDS encoding DUF7002 family protein, protein MANAGSWPSIHARGLLSATAALDRLNVSGPLRAKFEDRHRPEMASIHPGLSDDIVLRDQKPMPPSRIERALPPDLTAADWYRLINGKVFFWAQRERLLRLLNSYGEFEHDVLTVDTTSLLSSHASRVRLCHMNSGNTWPMPHPRDASIFKPIDEYPVRPSGLPQKEVVELVIEYGVPDIKDHVLAVTRMRGLEELGSLWRRT, encoded by the coding sequence ATGGCAAATGCTGGCTCTTGGCCGAGCATTCACGCCAGAGGACTGCTCTCTGCAACTGCCGCGCTGGACAGACTGAATGTCAGTGGCCCTCTACGTGCAAAATTTGAAGATCGGCATCGTCCCGAGATGGCGTCGATACATCCAGGGCTTTCGGATGACATCGTGTTGCGGGACCAGAAGCCGATGCCACCCAGTCGGATCGAGAGGGCATTGCCGCCTGATCTAACTGCCGCTGACTGGTATCGCTTGATCAATGGGAAGGTGTTCTTTTGGGCGCAGAGAGAGCGCTTGCTCCGGTTGCTAAACTCATATGGCGAGTTCGAGCACGACGTGTTGACTGTGGACACTACAAGTCTACTGTCGAGCCATGCGTCACGCGTTCGCCTTTGTCACATGAACTCAGGGAACACTTGGCCGATGCCCCATCCACGTGATGCCTCCATCTTCAAGCCTATTGATGAGTATCCCGTGAGGCCTAGTGGATTGCCGCAAAAAGAGGTTGTGGAATTGGTCATCGAGTATGGCGTTCCTGACATCAAAGATCATGTCTTGGCAGTTACTCGGATGCGAGGGTTGGAAGAGCTTGGATCACTATGGCGGCGCACTTAG
- a CDS encoding DUF2971 domain-containing protein: MPSDNRVPKRLYKYRSFSNWTLSMLVDDKIYYADPRTFNDPLDAKPNLAPDLDNAGLEEVLVRLIEGRVHEEMKSAANAIRYKGPKTISHIARQSLKAAENRIASIRYYSTDPELKGCDPVQRLLALDIEEELLRIYTRGIVSLAERATCPLMWSHYGDQHRGICLGYSVPDSAVDVRKIRYGGSRAVLASDVAAMLAGDDLARQRVDEAVLLRKARPWAYEREWRLIGKQGALPSPLELQEVIFGMRCDSAVVYAVIQALAPRSRQVRFHEIREQRSKFVLTKRQVDVDEVANSRPHRSRELLEGLDDFQVQATLG; the protein is encoded by the coding sequence ATGCCAAGCGACAACCGGGTTCCCAAGCGGCTTTACAAGTATCGGAGTTTCAGCAACTGGACGCTGTCGATGTTGGTCGACGACAAAATCTACTATGCCGATCCCCGAACCTTCAACGATCCGCTGGATGCAAAGCCGAATCTCGCTCCCGATCTAGACAATGCGGGGCTCGAAGAAGTTCTGGTTAGGCTCATAGAAGGGCGCGTTCATGAGGAGATGAAATCCGCCGCCAACGCCATACGCTACAAAGGGCCAAAGACAATTAGTCACATTGCCCGGCAAAGTCTGAAAGCAGCAGAGAACCGGATTGCTAGCATTCGCTACTATTCAACGGATCCTGAGCTAAAGGGGTGCGATCCGGTTCAGCGACTTCTCGCGCTGGACATTGAGGAGGAACTTCTTCGGATTTATACGAGGGGCATAGTTTCCTTGGCTGAACGCGCGACCTGTCCGCTGATGTGGAGCCACTATGGCGACCAGCATCGAGGGATATGTCTTGGATATTCGGTTCCGGACAGTGCAGTCGATGTCAGAAAAATTCGGTACGGAGGAAGTCGGGCCGTCCTAGCGAGCGATGTCGCTGCAATGCTGGCAGGAGACGACCTTGCTAGACAAAGGGTCGATGAAGCCGTTCTGCTCCGCAAAGCCCGGCCATGGGCATATGAGCGCGAGTGGCGCTTGATCGGAAAGCAAGGCGCGCTGCCATCACCTTTGGAGCTACAAGAGGTCATCTTTGGCATGCGTTGTGATTCTGCTGTGGTGTACGCGGTCATTCAGGCACTTGCCCCGCGTAGTCGACAGGTTCGCTTCCATGAGATCAGGGAACAGCGCAGCAAATTCGTGCTCACCAAGCGGCAGGTTGATGTTGATGAGGTTGCAAACTCTAGGCCGCATCGAAGTCGGGAACTATTGGAGGGTCTCGATGATTTCCAAGTTCAAGCCACTCTGGGGTAG
- a CDS encoding adenylosuccinate synthetase — translation MNQHRVVLITGKLGAGKTGLARALSERFNFQLLPPDLSVQAERSSEAATSPGGDEEGNRLIDRVVAALSSLDDGQLGIVIDGALSSRVVKQLRSQFRSQLTHVHLYASLERLHQMYLSGEGSLPGALTYDEVDSLEEGEVELLKADADVRISTNRSDHGDTLVRVAAHLHLLTPPDVKCVDVLVGGQYGSEGKGNIVAYLANEYDVLVRVGGPNAGHTVANAAGKAVHHQLPSGASFSTALLVLGPGFTINVEKLLEEIKKFGIAAHRVAIDPQATIIEQDDIDEECQGVVGAIASTGSGSGAAKARRIRYRGALSSPVRLARDIPELAPFIRATEQVLENAYRSGHSVLLEGTQGSALSLYHGAYPHVTSRDTNVAGCLAEAGISPSRVRRILMVVRTTPIRVANPDGDEGRVSGTLKNETSFEVISQKAGLVPEEVIGAEITSTTKRKRRVGWFEWAEFRRACNLNAPTDIVLTFVDYLDVKNTQARRFDQLADDTIKFIEEVERVAQAPVSLINTRFPQKDADFEDLRSIIDRRNWTARSERGA, via the coding sequence ATGAATCAGCATCGAGTTGTCTTGATCACGGGTAAGCTTGGTGCGGGCAAGACAGGCTTGGCTCGAGCGTTGTCAGAGAGATTTAATTTCCAGCTTTTGCCGCCTGACCTGAGCGTGCAAGCAGAGAGGTCTTCCGAAGCTGCGACTTCGCCAGGTGGTGACGAGGAGGGAAACCGGCTCATTGACCGCGTTGTCGCCGCGCTCAGCTCCCTTGACGATGGGCAGCTTGGTATCGTGATAGATGGTGCTCTGTCGTCGCGAGTCGTCAAGCAGCTCCGGTCGCAGTTTAGAAGTCAGCTAACGCACGTACATCTCTATGCATCGTTAGAAAGACTGCATCAGATGTATCTTTCCGGCGAAGGGTCTCTCCCAGGCGCGTTGACCTATGATGAAGTTGATTCACTAGAAGAAGGCGAGGTTGAGCTCCTCAAAGCCGATGCCGATGTTCGAATTTCCACAAACCGATCAGACCATGGAGACACGCTCGTTCGTGTTGCCGCGCACTTGCATCTGCTTACGCCTCCTGACGTCAAGTGTGTGGATGTGCTTGTGGGAGGGCAATATGGGAGCGAAGGGAAGGGCAACATCGTTGCCTACTTGGCCAATGAGTATGACGTCCTCGTCCGAGTCGGTGGCCCAAATGCCGGCCACACGGTCGCGAACGCGGCCGGCAAGGCTGTTCACCATCAGCTTCCGTCTGGCGCGAGCTTCTCGACGGCGCTCCTTGTGCTGGGACCAGGTTTCACCATCAATGTTGAAAAGTTGCTGGAAGAGATCAAAAAGTTTGGTATTGCCGCGCATCGCGTAGCGATCGATCCACAGGCCACGATCATTGAGCAAGACGACATCGATGAGGAATGCCAAGGTGTAGTTGGCGCGATCGCATCGACCGGCAGCGGAAGTGGTGCGGCAAAAGCACGGCGAATAAGGTATCGAGGAGCACTAAGTTCGCCGGTAAGGCTGGCAAGGGACATCCCGGAGCTAGCGCCCTTCATTAGAGCCACCGAGCAGGTCTTAGAGAATGCGTACCGCTCGGGTCACTCGGTATTGCTTGAGGGCACGCAAGGAAGTGCTCTGAGTCTTTATCATGGCGCGTACCCCCATGTAACTTCTCGCGACACCAATGTTGCTGGTTGCTTGGCAGAGGCTGGAATATCACCCAGTCGCGTACGGAGGATTTTGATGGTGGTCCGCACGACACCCATCCGAGTGGCTAATCCGGATGGGGATGAGGGGCGAGTGTCTGGAACCTTGAAGAACGAGACAAGCTTTGAAGTTATCTCGCAAAAGGCTGGTCTTGTCCCAGAGGAGGTCATTGGGGCCGAAATCACCTCTACGACCAAACGGAAGCGCCGTGTCGGTTGGTTTGAGTGGGCTGAGTTCCGACGCGCTTGCAACCTCAATGCGCCGACGGACATAGTTCTCACGTTCGTTGATTACTTGGATGTGAAGAATACTCAGGCGAGGCGGTTCGACCAGTTGGCGGACGACACGATCAAGTTCATTGAAGAGGTCGAGCGGGTTGCACAGGCACCCGTATCACTGATCAATACGCGCTTCCCGCAAAAGGATGCGGACTTTGAAGACCTGCGGTCTATCATTGACCGAAGAAACTGGACTGCTCGTTCTGAGCGAGGCGCATAA